The sequence GAAAATAGAAGAGTTGCCCAAGCAGCACCGCTTGCACTTTCAAATCATAGAAACAGACAAAAGCCGCTATCCGGAACAAATATCATTCAAAGTAGCAGTTACCGACTCGGTCGGGCGTTTTGTGAGTGGTTTGGACATCGTGTCCAGCAAATACTTTAAAAAGGTAATAGAAGAGTGGCAGGGCAAAAAAGTCGAGTATGACATATTGTCGGTAAAGGAAGTGGAAGAAGAACTTGCTCGCCCTAAAATATTTGTAACCGTTGCCGACTACAGCGGTTCCATGTCTGGGCAGCCCATTGTTACCCAAGAGCAAGCCATTAGGGCTTTTATGCAGTCTAAACTGGATGCCGACTATGTGGGCTTTATTCAATTCGACGACCGTTTGCGCCGTACTACTACCCTCACGCAAAGCAAAGATACCGTCTTGCAGACCTACCGCTTTGTGGGTTTGAAGGAATTTGGGGGAGCCACGGCGCTTTATGCCGCCATAGACGAGGCTGTGAAAATGCTGGAAGAAAGTCCCTTGGCAAAAAAAGCTGAAAAATATATTGTACTGCTCACCGACGGCTATGAAAACAGCTCTTTCGCCTATTGGCGTACCCACGCCTTTGACCTCAAGCAGCTGGCTATACATGCCGAAAAAGTAGGAGTGAAACTCTTGATTTTTCCCATAGGAGAGGGGGCTAATTTCTTTGCACTCTCGCATCTTGCCGAATTACTCGACGGCACTTTTTTCCCTGTGATGAATAATTATTCACAGCTGAAAGAGGCTTATCAAAATGTACCTCGTTTGTTGCGCCGCTATTACTTGGTGTCTTTCAAACCACAGCGTAAAGACGATTGGCGCGAGTTTCAATTTGAAGTGTGGAACCAAGTAAATACCCAAAAGTTGCGCCGTAGTGTGGCAACTATACCATTGGACAAACTGGCAAGGCTGGATGATTTCCGGGCACAAGAGCAAGAATATGTCCCTTCCCAGTCGAAGACTGCACACCTTTTCCCCGGAAAACAAGTGATTGTGCCACCGCAAGCCATCGTCCATTTCGATTACAAATCCAGTCGTTTGTTGCCCCAAGCCTTGCCTGCTTTGGACAGCTACGTGGAATATCTGAAAAAAGACCCTTTGGTGGCAGTTGAGCTGTATGGCTATACCGACCTGAAAGGCAACGACCAAGAGCAAATCAAGTTGAGCGAGCAACGTGCTAAAGCTGTTTATGATTATTTGGTACAAAAGGGCATACACCCCGACCGCATTCGCTACAAGGGATTTGGCAAAGCGCATCCTGTGTGGGAGGAAGAAGTAGAGCCATGGCAGGCAGCCGAAAACCGACGGGTCGAAATAGTGCTGCTGCGTTGAGCATGTGTTGCCTTAGCCGCTATATTGCCCAAAAAACGCTCGATGAAGTTCTAAAATTTCAAAATTTACCGTTGCTTTGTAGCCTCAAAGCAAACAACAGAATGGTCTTATGACAAAAGCAAACATACAGACGCCTGTCATCAATTACAACAAAGAAGGATTCGATAAGTCGTTGCTTGTAGAGTTATACAAGCGACTGCTCAAGCCTCGCATGATTGAAGAAAAGATGCTGCTTTTGCTGCGACAAGGCAAAATATCGAAATGGTTTTCGGGCATAGGGCAAGAAGCCATTGCCGTGGGGGTGGCATCGGCACTGCATCCCGATGAGTTTATACTACCCATGCACCGCAATTTGGGGGTATTCACCACGCGACAGGTGCCTTTGGAACGCCTGTTTGAGCAATTTCAGGGCAAAGCTGGTGGTTTCACCAAGGGGCGCGACCGCTCGTTTCACTTCGGCAGCATAGAGCACCATATCGTAGGGATGATATCGCACTTGGGTCCGCAGCTTGCGGTAGCTGATGGCATCGCTTTGGCAAGTAAACTAGCAAAAGAAGGCAAAGTGACGGTGGCATTCACCGGCGAAGGGGCTACCAGCGAAGGTGATTTCCACGAAGCCTTGAATGTAGCAGCCGTATGGGACCTGCCCGTTATCTTCCTTATCGAAAACAACGGCTATGGACTTTCTACCCCTGTGAATGAGCAATACCGTTGTGAGCGCCTTGCCGACCGAGGAATAGGTTATGGTATGGAAGCCGTGCAAATCGACGGCAACAATATATTGGAGGTGTATCGTACTATTAGCCATTATGCGCAAGAAATACGTAAAAACCCGCGCCCTGTATTGATTGAAGCCATGACCTTCCGTATGCGTGGGCATGAAGAAGCTTCCGGTACCAAATACGTGCCCCAAGCATTGATGGAAGAGTGGGCTCAGCGCGACCCTGTGCTCAATTACGAAGCCTGGCTGCTCGAAGAGTCAATCCTAACCAAAGAAGAGGCAGAAGCCCTGCGTAAGGCAATAAAGAAAGAAATTGACAGCGCATGGAAAAAAGCCGAAGCAGCTCCTTATCCCGAGCCGTCGATAGAGCATGAGCTAGCAGATGTGTATGCCCCCTTTTCACAGCAGGTAGTTCAACCCAAAAGCAGTGCCAAGAGCCGCCGCCGTTTTGTAGATGCCATTTCCGATGCCCTGCGTCAAAGTATGGAGCGTTATCCCAATCTCATCCTTATGGGGCAAGACATCGCCGAGTATGGGGGCGTATTTAAAATTACGGAAGGCTTTGTAGAGCAATTCGGCAAAGAGCGCGTGCGCAATACCCCTCTTTGCGAGTCAGCAATCGTAGGGGCAGGCTTAGGGCTTTCTATCAAAGGATACAAAGCCATGGTAGAGATGCAGTTCGGCGATTTTGTTACCTGTGCTTTTAACCAAATTGTAAACAACTTGGCAAAACTGCACTATCGCTGGGGGCAAAACGCCGACGTGGTGGTGCGCATGCCTACCGGTGCCAACACACAGGCAGGACCTTACCACTCACAATCGACCGAAGCATGGTTTTTCCATACACCCGGCTTGAAAATCGTTTACCCTTCCTCCCCTTATGACGCCAAGGGCTTGCTCAATGCTGCCATCGAAGACCCCAACCCCGTGATGTATTTCGAGCACAAATACCTCTATCGCTCTTTGGCAGAAGATATTCCGGACGATTACTACACGGTCGAAATAGGCAAAGCACGCACAGTGCAAAGCGGCAACGACCTCACCATCATCACCTACGGTTTGTGTGTGCACTGGGCAGTGGAAATCATGCAACAGATAGAGGGCGTTACTGCCGAAATCTTAGACTTGCGCACCCTGCTGCCTTGGGATAAAGAAGCCGTGGCGGCTGCTGTACGCAAAACGGGCAAGGTGCTCGTAGCCCATGAAGACTGCCTGACCGGTGGAATTGGCGCAGAAATTGCAGCATGGATAACAGAGCACTGTTTTGAGTGGCTCGATGCCCCAGTGATGCGTGTAGGAGCCCTCGATACGCCCGTGCCTTTTGTTAAACCTTTGGAGCAACAGTTCCTGCCCTATTCCCGTATGAAAGAAAAAATAGAAGAGCTGATTGCCTATTGAAACTAAACCATAGAATCCGGTGAAATTAACCAAGCAGAAACTATGGAGCGCATTTGTAGGGCTTTGTTGCATGCTGCTGCTGTTTGCTTGCAACAAGCGCCTGCAGTGCGCTACCTATCGAGAGGTAGAGACGGTGAGTGTAGCAGAGGGAAATTATGACCCCACAGCCAACGGTTATCTGCGAGTGAAGCGCAGCAATGCTACTAACTTGGTGAAAGAGAAAAAACTGTCGAAAAAGAAAGCCAAGCGTAGCAAGCAAATGCAAACCGACAAAGGATATAAGAAAGACCCCGGCTTGTTTTATGATAAAAAAGACAAGAACGTAAAGCGCAAAAAAACAAAAAGTAAAAAAACAAAGAAAGAAGATTGTCTTGACCCACCCTGCCCACAAGGAAGAAAGTAAAGTATGAAGTCATTGTTCAATATTCTATGCCTTTTTTGCTGTGTGTGTTTGCTATCTGCGTCGGCAGGATATGCCCAAAAGCTATCGAAAAAGGATAAAGAACCTCAAAAGCATGCACAGCAAGAGTACGGTCCTTTCAAAGGAAGTAAATGGCGTGGCGACCATAAACCACATCGTATGGCACCCCCTACTATGATTTCACAATTCCGCGGACCTGTGGGCATCATCCCTAAGGAAGGCGATAAGCAAGACCTCACGACAAAATATCCGCAGCGCATCCCTTATCGTGTGCTGAAGAAAATACGCGAACGGGCTGCTGCAGCAAGCAAGGCAAGCGCAAGCTACCGGGGTACCATCAAGCGAAACTATGCCTTCGAGCGTAGTCGGCTGCGTAACAACGAGCGTATGGCTGCCTATCGCGGCACCATCAAGGTGAAGCGGAGCAGGGCTCAATCTTATGCCGACCGTTATAGCGGCATGCCCAAAAGTGTTACTTTGAGCCGGTATCGCGACCCACGTTACACGCGCAAGGGACGGCTGTTGTTGCCTTGGCAGCGCAAAGATTTGCCCAACTGGCAGCGCGAAAAGCCGCCCAAATTGCGCTACGACCGTCAAGAGAACAAAATATGGGCAAAACCACGCCCCATGCCAAACCCCAAACCCAAAGAGCAGCGCTCTGTGCCACAAGAGGGTGGAGAGTAAAACCCAAGCCCGTTCCAGACCGGACGGGCTTGGGTCGTTTGGCTTTTCTTTTTTGCTTGTCTTGCCGTCTACTTTCCTCTGTCGTTTTCAGGCTTCTTTTATTTTGTTTTTTTGAGAACCCTTCTTATCATTTCGAGCGCAGGCAAGAAATCCATTTGCTTTTTTGCTTGATTTTGATTGACTTTCCCTTTGGGATGAGGCATGGTTTTTGTGGCTTTGCTGTGTAAAAGCTGAGTTTAAAGTCTTACAAAGGGCAGCCGAAAGAGGGGCAGCTTGAACCCTTTGGGGGCAGGAGGTGTTCTTCCTTCGCGATTTACTCTAAAAACAAATTTATGGGATTGTTCAAAAAGATTTTGGGCAGAGAAGAGGAAGTAAAAAATAGTCAAAAGAATCCTGTATGGCGGCGTTTTCCCAATGAAGAGGCACTTGTACAAGCCATAGAGCAGGAATCATACGAAAAGCCGGTGCTTATCTTTAAGCACAGTAGCCGTTGTTCTATTAGTGCCACTGCTTTGGCACGTTTCGAGCGTGCTTGGGACGAGAGCCTGCAGCATGCTTTTATCCCGTATTTGCTGCTTGTCATAGAGGAGCGCCCGTTGTCGAATGCCGTTGCGCGCATGGCAGATGTAGAGCATCAGTCGCCACAGTTGCTTCTGTTCAAAGACGGCAAGTGTGTGTATCACAGTTCCCACTTAGCCATTGATGCCGAAAGCCTCAAAGTCTTCTTGTGAGACTCTGGGCACCGGGGAGCACCGATGCACAAATTAAACACCATAGCGCCCAATAAATGAGTCGGTAGCGGCTTAGGGCGCTTATGTTGGGCGCCGCTATTGCCAAAAAAGCTGCATTGATGATAATAAAACCCAGCAGTAGGCGCATATGCAGCGAGAGCGCAGGGCGCTGTGCTTTCCGTTTTATCCAGACAATCAAACTGGCAGCCGGTACGAGGCACTCCGTTCCGAAAATGAAGGCAACCGCTGGAGTGGCATCCCACAGGAAAGGACGAAACAAACCGCTGACTACCGCCAGAGGTACACTCAAAAGCAGAGAGGAAAAACTGCCCTTGAAAGGCAGCCAAAACACATTGTCCGGATTGCTTAGGCGTACAATGTCTCGGTGATTTTGCCACAGCGCTTCTATGAGCATGCCCGGGGAAAGGTTAGGATGGACATACGGTAGCCAATACACAAAAGCAAGGGCAGCACTTATGCTAAGAAGCAAAAGCTTGAAAAAAGACAGATGTTGCGTAGTAGGATAAAAACAGAGTAGCAGCCAGATGAGCGCACAAGGCAACAGAGCGGCGAAGTAGTAGTATTTGGTTACCCACAGCAGCAGAAAGATGCCCCCCATTGCTACAAGCTGCACGAATGACAGCCTTTTGTGCCGATGGGCATACAGCAAACAGGCATAAACATAGTAAACAGCTGGGATAAGTAAACTTTCTTTGAGCGGTGGGGTAGTCCATATGCTCATGGAAGGCAACAGAAACAGTGCCACGAAGGCTGCCCCCTTCAGGGAAGGATAATAGTCCCGGATGCATCGAAAAAAGTACCACAGCAAAAGATGCCCCGCGCCGGTTACCACTGCTACAAACAGCGCCTCTACGCCCCCGCAAAGCAACCAAAACGGAAGTAGGCACAAAACGAAGGCGTGGGCTCTGGGTTGGGTACACAGCCACAACGATGCCTTCAGTTCGGTAGGCAGAGAGGCAGCTTGCCACAACGCCTGCGGCTTCACCATCCCTTTCAGCAGATACGTTTGCCATAGTTCTAAGTCATGAAAGTAGGCTAAGATGTCGCCTTCTTGCAGCTGTTTGTAGTAAGCAATCACAAGCATGGCTACACCATAGCGGTAAGCCCAACTCAGGAAGAAGAGCGTGCGCTCTTGCGCAACAAATGATTTCCAATCACGCATGAAAGACATTCTTTTTTCAAGCAGGCTTGTTTATACTGCCCAATGAGTGCCTGCGAATCATAAGCGCTTTGCGGCTCTATGAATCCCGACCAAAAACGGGTAATGCGGTTGTTCTCAGGCGGCAGTGCCTGCAACAAATCCATAGCGCTTTGAATATACGATTTATTGCCGTTATGCAAGCCATAAGCCACCCGATAGGGGACTACGGCATTGATTAACAAGGTGTAAACCATCTGCCTGCCTATGCTGGTGGGGGTTGCTCGTTTTGTGCGTTGGTCGCCGAAACGGTAGCGTGCTTTCCAGTAGTCGCTCACCTGCACCGTCGTGAACGTTTTTTGTAGCTCTTCCATTGGGCTATAGAGCAGTAGGTTGTGTAGCAAGTCGTGCATGCTAAGAAAATAAGCCCATTGTGCTAAGCGGAAAGTAGGGAAATTGCTTGGACGCATCCGCAGGAACTTCCACTCAGTAGCCGACAGCGATTGCAAAGAAAACTTGTGTTTATAGAAGGCGTATTCTTGGGCAAGTGTGCGGCTGTAGTCATCGGTGCCGGGTAGAGGCAATAGCCCACTTTGCCCGAATAGGATGGCTTCTATCGCCTGCTGGCTGTTGCGGTGTTTTTGTAGCATCTTCAAGGGAGTGAGGCGGCTTAACTTCAAAAAAGCTTCTGCATTTTGTCCCAGCCCCCACGCGTAGGCAAGCATACGGTAGGCAACTTCCTCCCATAAACCACATTGGGCATATTCTTGCAGTATGCGCTGCGCTTTCTCTTCCATGCGCCGCATCACAGCTTTTTCGAGCAAGTCTATTTTATGAAGCCTGCCGAGCGCTTGCCATTGCGGTGCACACAGCGGGCGCTGGTGAATGGGCGACAACACCAATTGCCGGTAAGTGTTGAGCACCTGCGGATTCACATAATGGCGCAATTCCAATATCGGAATGCCTTCGGTGTGGAGCCCGTCGAGGTCGTGCTGCCACACCACATGAAGCACCACTTGTTGGTAGTGAGCCTGCTGATGATGCTGATGTTTGAACCAGTCGGAGGTGCAGACGTGTATTTCTACATCCCCTTCTACCTGTGTATCACCTATTTGCAGGCGTGCCTGCTTGAAGTCAGCCCCTTGATGGGGGTTGTGTGTGCCCACATGCAGGACGTGCAGCGGACGCCCGTCAACCAAAAACAAAGCAGGGGAGCGAAAATAGCGGTGATGCCATATGTGGTGCAGCAGGCTTTCTTGCATGGCATTTTGTGGTAAAAAATATTTTTTGTTGCACTTTTTCAACTATTTTTGTGCCAACCCTTAGTGAAGGTATCAAAACTCAACCAAAATAGCAATACTATGAGTCAGAACTATGACGTGATTGTAATAGGCAGTGGTCCCGGAGGATATGTAGCAGCTATCCGTGCCTCGCAACTCAATATGAAAGTGGCAGTGGTGGAAGCCGCCGAATTAGGGGGGATATGCCTCAATTGGGGTTGTATTCCTACCAAAGCCCTGCTCAAAAGCGCACAAGTATTCGAATATATTCAACATGCCGAAGAGTATGGCATTAAAGTAAGTTCCGCAAAGCACGACTTTGAAGCCATGATTCAACGCAGTCGGGAGGTAGCCAATGGCATGAGCAAAGGCATTCAGTTTTTGTTCAGAAAAAATAAAATAGACCTGATTCAAGGCTGGGGCAAGCTGACCAAAGACCGTAAGGTGGAAGTAACTGATAAAGAAGGAAAGAAAAAAGTATATGAAGCCAAGCACATTATCATAGCCACCGGCGGGCGTGCTCGTGAGCTGCCTCATATCAAGATAGATAACGAAAAGGTGATTGGCTACCGCAAGGCAATGACGCTGGAAAAGCAGCCCAAGAAAATGGTGATTATGGGCTCGGGCGCCATTGGCGTGGAGTTTGCCTACTTCTATCATTCCATAGGCACGGAAGTAACTATTGTGGAATACCTGCCGCGCATCGTGCCTAACGAAGACGAAGAAGTGTCGAAACAGCTGGAAAAGATATACAAGAAGAAAGGTATGAAGATTTACACTTCTTCGGAAGTAATTGCCGTTGACACCCAAGGCAAAGGCTGCAAAGTAACGGTAAAAACTCCCAATGGTGAGGAGGTGCTTGAGTGTGATGTGCTTCTGTCGGCAGTAGGCGTGGTTGCCAACATAGAAAATATAGGTCTGGAAGATGCCGGCGTGAAAGTAGAAAAGGGTAAAATAGTGGTAGATGAATTTTATCGCACCAATGTGCCCGGGGTGTATGCCATCGGGGACGTAACACCGGGTCCTGCTTTGGCACACGTGGCTTCTGCCGAAGGCATCATCTGTGTGGAGAAAATAGCCGGTTTAAATCCCCATCCGCTCAACTATGGCAACATTCCCGGCTGTACCTACTGTCAGCCCGAGATTGCCTCGGTGGGTATGACCGAGCAGCAGGCACGCGAAGCCGGCTATGAAATCAAGGTAGGCAAGTTTCCTTATACAGCTTCGGGCAAAGCCAGCGCTGCCGGCGCCAAAGACGGTTTTGTAAAGGTCATCTTCGATGCCAAATACGGCGAATGGTTGGGGGCACATATGATTGGTGCCAATGTTACTGAAATGATAGCCGAAGTAGTGGTTGCCCGTAATCTGGAGACCACCGGACACGAAATCATCAAGTCGGTGCATCCGCACCCCACCATGTCGGAAGCTATCATGGAAGCAGTGGCAGCTGCCTACGGTGAGGTGATTCACCTGTAAGCGGTCCCACAATACAAGTCCATAAGCCCTTGTGCACTTCCACAAGGGCTTATTTTTATTATGCACCCTTGTGCTTGTGTTTTGTCTGTCGGCACAGAGAGGGCTTTTTTATTCCCTCACGCAGTGAGGTGATAAAGCTCAAATGCAGCGCGTAGCAAGAAACAGGTGGATTAAACAGGTGGATTTCCTGCTTGCACTCGAAACGGCAAAAGGGAGCGCAAAGAGATGAATAGGAAATCCTCGACAAAGAAAAAAAGTGAGATGTCTTTGAAAAAAGAAACAGCCCCCGCGCAGAAGGCGGGAGCTGTTTCTGCTTCGCTTACAAACAGAGGCTTATTTGCGCTTCTTTCTTTCCTTCTTCTCTTTCCCTTTTTTGCTTTTCTCTTCTACTGCTTGCTTTTGCGGAGCGCTGGCAGCGGGCGCTTCTTTTACCTCTTCCGACACCACCGGCTTGCCGTCTTTGTCCAGCTCTACGATGTCGTAGCCCAGACGCTTCAAGCCGTCGAGGATGCGGTCTTTGTCGCCCACCACCACAATGAAAGCATGTTCAGGGTCGAGGTATTTTTGGGCATATTCGTGCGCTTTGGCTGCGGTGAGCTGCTGCAATATTTCGCCCTGCTTCTTCACATAATCGCCTTCTAAATTGTATTCAAGCAAGCGTCGCAGGAAGATGGCTTTCTGCAAACCTGTTTCATAATTGAGCGCATCGCGCTGCCCTATCGACATTTTGGTGAAGGAGATTTCCTCTTCGGTAGGACCGTTTTCTTTGTATTCCTTGATTTCGCGCACGATTTCATAAACGGCGCTGTCGGTAGCAGCTGCTTTCACCCCTGCCGAAGCTACGAAATAGCCGCTGTAACGGTTGCTTTCGAAGCTGGCACGGGCACCGTAGGTCCAGCCTTTGTCTTCACGCAAGTTCAAGTTGATGCGGCTGTTGAAAGCTCCCCCCAAAGGATAGCTCATCAGGTAGGCATGATAATATTCCCCCAAAGGATGATAGGGCATAGCAGGATGCCCCACACGTATTTCTGATTGTGCGGCATTGGGTATGTTGACCAAGAAAAGACGAGTTTTTTCCGGTTGAATGCCTTTGTGTAGGTCAGGGATGCGCGTTTGCTGTTTTTCACCTTGCCATTGATTCAAGAAAGAGAGGGCTTGCTGTGCTTCTTCTTTACTAAGGTCGCCTACTACTACTACATTGGCATAAGCCGGATGGATGGCTTGCTTGTAGAATGCTTCCACGTCGGCAAGGGTGAGGGCAGCTACGTTGCTTTCGGTACCGTCGGTGTCGTAGGCGCGCACGTCGTCCAAGCCATAGACCAACTTATTGAAGATGCTCGAAGCCAGATAGCGGGCTTGTGTTTTGGCATTTTTGATGCCTTCTATTTGTTGTTTTTGGATGCGTAAGAAGTCTTCTTCTTCAAACTTGGGTCGCAGCAAGCGCTCTTCGAGCAGCTGCATGGTGGGGTACAGGTTCTTCTTAAGGCAACGCACCTGCACATAGAAGCCCGTTTCGTTTGCATAAATGCTGATGCTGCTGCCCAAGCGCTTGAGTTCGTTTTCGAATGCCTCTGCACTGTAGTTTTGGGTGTCTTCGTTCAGTAGGTCAGCGGTGAGTCCTACTAAACCTACTTTGTCTTTGTTAGCATGCAATAGCAGCTGTCCGCCTTCTATGCTCATGAGTATGTTCACTGTGGGTATTTCGTCGTTGCGGGTGCCAATGGCAGGAATCCCATTGCCCAAAGTCGCTTTCCAGTAGGGAGGCACTTCTATGAGCTTTGCCGGCTTGGGTTGAGGGCGGCGGCTGCGGTCGAAGTTGTCTTTGGGTTCACGGTAGCGCAAGCCTTCGTAGCCGTAGTTGGGGGCTTTGTATTGTGTGGTATCGATGGTGTAGTTGTCTTCGGCAGCGCGTAAATTCAACTTTCCTTTGGGGCAAACACTTACATACACTGCCGGTTTGTTTTGAATATACTTTCGGTAAGCGTTCATGACGTCCTCTTTGGTGAGGCGGCGCAGCATCTTCAACTCTTCGGATAAGAAGTTGGGATTTTTCAAAAAGGTTTGATAAGCAGCCAGACGGGTTACACGCCCGCGTACGCTTTCCAGTCCGTAAATCAGCTCGGCTTCGCGCTGCGCCTTGAAGCGCTCTACGTCTTCATCGGTAATGCCTTTGGCTTCGAACTCTGCGAGTGCTTCTTGGTAGAGCTTCGCCATGTCGGCGAGCGAAAGCCCGGGGAACGGTAGGATGTAAGTAGAAAATTCGCCGCTCAGCTCATCGCCTACATTAGAAGTGCTTACTTGAACGGCTTTTTGTGTTTTCACCAGTTTTTGATAGAGGATGGAGTTTTTACCGCCTCCTAAGAGGTCTGCCACGCAGTCGAGTGCCAGCTCGTCGTAAGTATAGCGTGGGGCAGTAGGGTAGGTAATAGAAAGCAAAGGTAGTTGAATGTAAGGGTCTTCGTAGGATACATAGCGGTTTTGCTCAAGCGAAGGAATCTGCTTGGGCATGTCTT comes from Thermonema lapsum and encodes:
- a CDS encoding OmpA family protein; translation: MKNLHFLLLFSLVFITCGKASAQSYGVSIEAPQALVRPSEELISWRTRGEKLKKVKLWLEDAKRQKIEDLPLEGTKKLYFDGKNGYYIVLNAGKDALKRYPIQPRLIDTTSQALQLEKQLLLEDEEVQYQWYQPYFRRCRLYMGDEVVIANELPNSYRNKLKLPVGAHELRLECWNDEYPHHKLISTVSVRVLRKPSFTIEPVYLRSPLDLLNRPYVARWDVDSSLQVNLYRVNERINYGYLRAGMPHRDTTLIAATLPAAGSLPVDTPTKRQVIYYMLETRIPSLQYAHYLYAKGEVIQTYKDTTKEWKLMVWVNGQPAQKPKKVEAFSGDVVRIQWEAKGYARAALFDPGWNPIEPKLPTQGNYTFLPTESGIYHFVFYDEEKNANAVDFLRVSKPFASGGIVKIEELPKQHRLHFQIIETDKSRYPEQISFKVAVTDSVGRFVSGLDIVSSKYFKKVIEEWQGKKVEYDILSVKEVEEELARPKIFVTVADYSGSMSGQPIVTQEQAIRAFMQSKLDADYVGFIQFDDRLRRTTTLTQSKDTVLQTYRFVGLKEFGGATALYAAIDEAVKMLEESPLAKKAEKYIVLLTDGYENSSFAYWRTHAFDLKQLAIHAEKVGVKLLIFPIGEGANFFALSHLAELLDGTFFPVMNNYSQLKEAYQNVPRLLRRYYLVSFKPQRKDDWREFQFEVWNQVNTQKLRRSVATIPLDKLARLDDFRAQEQEYVPSQSKTAHLFPGKQVIVPPQAIVHFDYKSSRLLPQALPALDSYVEYLKKDPLVAVELYGYTDLKGNDQEQIKLSEQRAKAVYDYLVQKGIHPDRIRYKGFGKAHPVWEEEVEPWQAAENRRVEIVLLR
- a CDS encoding alpha-ketoacid dehydrogenase subunit alpha/beta — its product is MTKANIQTPVINYNKEGFDKSLLVELYKRLLKPRMIEEKMLLLLRQGKISKWFSGIGQEAIAVGVASALHPDEFILPMHRNLGVFTTRQVPLERLFEQFQGKAGGFTKGRDRSFHFGSIEHHIVGMISHLGPQLAVADGIALASKLAKEGKVTVAFTGEGATSEGDFHEALNVAAVWDLPVIFLIENNGYGLSTPVNEQYRCERLADRGIGYGMEAVQIDGNNILEVYRTISHYAQEIRKNPRPVLIEAMTFRMRGHEEASGTKYVPQALMEEWAQRDPVLNYEAWLLEESILTKEEAEALRKAIKKEIDSAWKKAEAAPYPEPSIEHELADVYAPFSQQVVQPKSSAKSRRRFVDAISDALRQSMERYPNLILMGQDIAEYGGVFKITEGFVEQFGKERVRNTPLCESAIVGAGLGLSIKGYKAMVEMQFGDFVTCAFNQIVNNLAKLHYRWGQNADVVVRMPTGANTQAGPYHSQSTEAWFFHTPGLKIVYPSSPYDAKGLLNAAIEDPNPVMYFEHKYLYRSLAEDIPDDYYTVEIGKARTVQSGNDLTIITYGLCVHWAVEIMQQIEGVTAEILDLRTLLPWDKEAVAAAVRKTGKVLVAHEDCLTGGIGAEIAAWITEHCFEWLDAPVMRVGALDTPVPFVKPLEQQFLPYSRMKEKIEELIAY
- the ytxJ gene encoding bacillithiol system redox-active protein YtxJ; translation: MGLFKKILGREEEVKNSQKNPVWRRFPNEEALVQAIEQESYEKPVLIFKHSSRCSISATALARFERAWDESLQHAFIPYLLLVIEERPLSNAVARMADVEHQSPQLLLFKDGKCVYHSSHLAIDAESLKVFL
- a CDS encoding DUF2851 family protein, translating into MQESLLHHIWHHRYFRSPALFLVDGRPLHVLHVGTHNPHQGADFKQARLQIGDTQVEGDVEIHVCTSDWFKHQHHQQAHYQQVVLHVVWQHDLDGLHTEGIPILELRHYVNPQVLNTYRQLVLSPIHQRPLCAPQWQALGRLHKIDLLEKAVMRRMEEKAQRILQEYAQCGLWEEVAYRMLAYAWGLGQNAEAFLKLSRLTPLKMLQKHRNSQQAIEAILFGQSGLLPLPGTDDYSRTLAQEYAFYKHKFSLQSLSATEWKFLRMRPSNFPTFRLAQWAYFLSMHDLLHNLLLYSPMEELQKTFTTVQVSDYWKARYRFGDQRTKRATPTSIGRQMVYTLLINAVVPYRVAYGLHNGNKSYIQSAMDLLQALPPENNRITRFWSGFIEPQSAYDSQALIGQYKQACLKKECLSCVIGNHLLRKSARSSS
- the lpdA gene encoding dihydrolipoyl dehydrogenase, with the translated sequence MSQNYDVIVIGSGPGGYVAAIRASQLNMKVAVVEAAELGGICLNWGCIPTKALLKSAQVFEYIQHAEEYGIKVSSAKHDFEAMIQRSREVANGMSKGIQFLFRKNKIDLIQGWGKLTKDRKVEVTDKEGKKKVYEAKHIIIATGGRARELPHIKIDNEKVIGYRKAMTLEKQPKKMVIMGSGAIGVEFAYFYHSIGTEVTIVEYLPRIVPNEDEEVSKQLEKIYKKKGMKIYTSSEVIAVDTQGKGCKVTVKTPNGEEVLECDVLLSAVGVVANIENIGLEDAGVKVEKGKIVVDEFYRTNVPGVYAIGDVTPGPALAHVASAEGIICVEKIAGLNPHPLNYGNIPGCTYCQPEIASVGMTEQQAREAGYEIKVGKFPYTASGKASAAGAKDGFVKVIFDAKYGEWLGAHMIGANVTEMIAEVVVARNLETTGHEIIKSVHPHPTMSEAIMEAVAAAYGEVIHL
- a CDS encoding M16 family metallopeptidase, encoding MKRTFLLLTALICGAFYLRAQTRLVEKVTKKEGELIIPYEKYVLSNGLTLIIHEDHSDPLVHVDVTYHVGSAREEIGKSGFAHFFEHMMFQGSKHVADEEHFKIVTESGGTLNGTTNRDRTNYFETLPSNQLEVALWLEADRMGFLLPAVTQEKFEVQRATVKNERGQNYDNRPYGLVREYKDKTLYPYGHPYSWLTIGYVEDLDRVDVNDLKNFFLRWYGPNNATLTVGGDVDPKEVVRLVEKYFGSIPRGPEVKDMPKQIPSLEQNRYVSYEDPYIQLPLLSITYPTAPRYTYDELALDCVADLLGGGKNSILYQKLVKTQKAVQVSTSNVGDELSGEFSTYILPFPGLSLADMAKLYQEALAEFEAKGITDEDVERFKAQREAELIYGLESVRGRVTRLAAYQTFLKNPNFLSEELKMLRRLTKEDVMNAYRKYIQNKPAVYVSVCPKGKLNLRAAEDNYTIDTTQYKAPNYGYEGLRYREPKDNFDRSRRPQPKPAKLIEVPPYWKATLGNGIPAIGTRNDEIPTVNILMSIEGGQLLLHANKDKVGLVGLTADLLNEDTQNYSAEAFENELKRLGSSISIYANETGFYVQVRCLKKNLYPTMQLLEERLLRPKFEEEDFLRIQKQQIEGIKNAKTQARYLASSIFNKLVYGLDDVRAYDTDGTESNVAALTLADVEAFYKQAIHPAYANVVVVGDLSKEEAQQALSFLNQWQGEKQQTRIPDLHKGIQPEKTRLFLVNIPNAAQSEIRVGHPAMPYHPLGEYYHAYLMSYPLGGAFNSRINLNLREDKGWTYGARASFESNRYSGYFVASAGVKAAATDSAVYEIVREIKEYKENGPTEEEISFTKMSIGQRDALNYETGLQKAIFLRRLLEYNLEGDYVKKQGEILQQLTAAKAHEYAQKYLDPEHAFIVVVGDKDRILDGLKRLGYDIVELDKDGKPVVSEEVKEAPAASAPQKQAVEEKSKKGKEKKERKKRK